In Gemmatimonadales bacterium, the following are encoded in one genomic region:
- a CDS encoding ADOP family duplicated permease — protein sequence MQRWWQDFRYAIRALVRTPLFTVGVVGTLALGIGINATMFSVVDTLFFRPPDGVGHPHDLVRVYYHHHGNSLRSAGFGDWTGASTSLPAFHDLRDHAGGFAAVAATRSASMGLGRGSSATQVNAQAVSYQYFPMLELHPALGRFFDSTDDRVGGPTVAVLSYAFWQSHFGGDQSVIGRQLPIGKSSYTVIGVAPKGFRGIDLSPDDLYLPIAVTTNGDIAPPDAVNARGWTWLSLVARVRPGEPVQAAAAAATRAARAGIRNDHGRDTTVNVVLAPIQSARGPQASSDAKVGAWVQGVALIVLLIACANVANLMLARGVGRRRELAVRASLGAGRGGLVRALLAESVVLAVAGAVAALLLADWFGNAVRTWLLPTFPPGAPLVSATVIVLTCLTLGVAVLCIGLVPAIQASRADVVSGLRSGGHGATVSGRRTREALLAVQIALTLALLVGAGLFVQSFRRAQQLDLGFDTDHLVSIYVGFGAAGIPTADANATYLRIADRLRRLPGVANTAATMGSPFEWSYATDLRAEGVDSITTPSSGGPYFEAVTPTYLATMGTRIVSGRDFTASDVAGAPQVAIVGNSFARRVWPGKSPLGRCLYVGDSTATCSRVVGVAADAVRGSVTETESMIYYLSFAQIDAPQMKLGATINQVFVRTRGAADAMIPAIRREVNSIGDLPYATIIPMSNEVNPGLSSWRLGASAFGAFALLALLIAATGIFAVLSYTVTQRTKEVGIRVALGAQAADVVRLVVGQAIRAAVAGLVAGGIASFLLGRAVAHLLFQVAPADPAVLTVTIAALLAVAAMAAFVPARRAAGVDPMVALRND from the coding sequence GTGCAACGCTGGTGGCAGGACTTCCGCTACGCAATCCGCGCCCTGGTCAGAACGCCGCTCTTCACCGTCGGTGTGGTCGGCACGCTGGCGCTCGGCATCGGGATCAACGCGACGATGTTCAGCGTGGTCGACACGCTCTTCTTCCGTCCCCCGGACGGCGTCGGACATCCGCACGACCTGGTTCGCGTCTACTATCATCATCACGGCAATTCGTTGCGCAGTGCCGGGTTCGGCGACTGGACCGGCGCATCGACCAGCCTGCCGGCATTCCACGATCTTCGTGATCATGCCGGCGGATTCGCTGCCGTCGCCGCCACGCGGTCGGCATCGATGGGGCTCGGCCGCGGGTCGAGTGCGACGCAGGTCAACGCGCAGGCGGTGTCGTATCAGTACTTCCCGATGCTCGAGCTGCATCCCGCGCTCGGTCGTTTCTTTGATTCGACGGATGATCGCGTCGGCGGCCCGACCGTTGCCGTCTTGTCGTACGCCTTCTGGCAGAGCCATTTCGGCGGCGACCAATCGGTGATCGGGCGCCAACTCCCGATCGGCAAGTCGAGCTATACGGTGATCGGTGTAGCACCGAAAGGGTTCCGAGGCATCGATCTCAGCCCCGACGATCTCTACCTTCCGATCGCAGTGACTACCAACGGCGATATTGCGCCGCCGGACGCGGTGAATGCCCGTGGCTGGACGTGGCTGAGCCTGGTGGCACGGGTCCGCCCCGGCGAACCGGTGCAGGCCGCTGCCGCCGCAGCGACACGTGCGGCGCGAGCAGGGATCCGCAACGATCACGGACGCGACACGACGGTCAATGTGGTGCTGGCACCAATCCAGTCGGCACGCGGCCCTCAGGCGTCGAGCGATGCCAAGGTCGGCGCCTGGGTGCAGGGCGTGGCGCTGATCGTCCTGTTGATTGCATGCGCCAACGTTGCCAACCTGATGCTCGCGCGCGGCGTCGGCCGGCGGCGTGAGCTCGCGGTGCGCGCGTCGCTCGGCGCTGGACGCGGTGGCCTGGTGAGGGCGCTGCTGGCGGAGAGCGTGGTGCTCGCAGTCGCCGGAGCCGTCGCCGCGTTGCTCCTCGCTGACTGGTTCGGCAACGCGGTGCGCACGTGGCTCCTGCCCACTTTTCCGCCCGGCGCACCGCTGGTTTCCGCGACGGTCATCGTGCTCACCTGCCTCACGCTTGGGGTCGCCGTTCTCTGTATTGGTCTCGTCCCGGCGATCCAGGCGAGTCGAGCGGATGTGGTCTCCGGTCTGCGCAGCGGCGGCCACGGCGCGACGGTGTCCGGCCGCCGCACGCGCGAGGCACTCCTCGCAGTGCAGATCGCACTGACGCTGGCGCTGCTGGTCGGCGCGGGACTCTTCGTCCAGTCGTTCCGGCGCGCGCAGCAGCTCGATCTCGGATTCGACACCGATCATCTGGTCAGCATCTACGTCGGCTTTGGCGCGGCGGGGATTCCGACCGCCGACGCGAACGCAACCTATCTGCGCATTGCCGACCGGCTCCGCCGCCTGCCGGGGGTGGCCAACACGGCGGCCACGATGGGATCGCCGTTCGAGTGGTCCTATGCCACTGATCTCCGGGCGGAAGGTGTCGACAGTATCACCACGCCTTCGAGCGGGGGCCCCTATTTCGAGGCGGTGACGCCGACGTATCTCGCCACCATGGGGACCCGCATTGTCAGCGGGCGCGACTTCACCGCGAGCGACGTGGCTGGTGCGCCGCAGGTCGCAATCGTCGGCAATTCCTTCGCCCGGCGGGTCTGGCCCGGCAAGTCTCCACTGGGGCGCTGCCTCTATGTGGGAGACTCGACGGCGACCTGTTCCCGGGTAGTCGGCGTTGCCGCCGATGCGGTGCGCGGCAGTGTGACCGAGACCGAGAGCATGATCTATTATCTCTCCTTTGCACAGATCGACGCGCCGCAGATGAAGCTCGGCGCCACGATCAATCAAGTCTTCGTCCGGACCCGCGGTGCGGCCGACGCGATGATTCCAGCGATTCGCCGGGAGGTGAACTCGATTGGCGATCTCCCGTACGCGACGATCATCCCGATGTCGAATGAAGTGAACCCCGGGCTGTCGTCGTGGCGGCTCGGTGCATCGGCGTTCGGCGCGTTTGCGTTGCTCGCACTGCTGATCGCGGCGACCGGAATCTTCGCCGTCCTCTCCTATACCGTGACGCAGCGTACCAAGGAGGTCGGGATCCGCGTGGCGCTGGGCGCGCAGGCGGCCGACGTGGTGCGCCTGGTGGTCGGGCAGGCGATCCGCGCCGCGGTCGCCGGGCTGGTGGCCGGCGGTATCGCGTCGTTCCTCCTGGGGCGGGCAGTGGCCCACCTGCTCTTCCAGGTCGCGCCGGCCGATCCCGCTGTATTGACCGTTACTATAGCGGCACTCCTGGCGGTGGCGGCGATGGCTGCGTTCGTGCCGGCTCGTCGTGCGGCAGGGGTCGACCCCATGGTCGCGCTCCGAAATGATTAA
- a CDS encoding ABC transporter ATP-binding protein, with the protein MTAVGEPLIRLQGIKKVFYTDEVETHALSDVHLEIGQGEYIAIAGPSGCGKTTLLSILGLLDTPSDGGYVLDGRPVAGLDASERARVRNRQIGFIFQAFNLIGDLTVYENVELPLTYRGMSSNERKERVHAALERVGMAHRVRHFPAQLSGGQQQRVAVARAVAGDPAILLADEPTGNLDSVNGEAVMDLLRELHRNGATICMVTHDPRYEEHADRSIHLFDGRVLDEQTAAAQHLP; encoded by the coding sequence ATGACCGCCGTGGGTGAACCGCTGATCAGGCTGCAGGGGATCAAGAAGGTTTTCTACACCGACGAAGTCGAGACGCATGCCCTCTCCGACGTGCATCTCGAAATCGGACAGGGTGAGTACATCGCGATCGCCGGCCCGTCAGGGTGCGGCAAGACGACGCTGCTGTCGATTCTCGGCCTCCTCGACACGCCGAGCGATGGCGGGTACGTGCTCGACGGACGGCCCGTCGCGGGGCTCGATGCGTCGGAGCGGGCGCGGGTCCGCAACCGGCAGATCGGGTTCATCTTCCAGGCGTTCAACCTGATCGGCGATCTCACGGTGTACGAGAACGTCGAACTGCCGCTGACCTACCGCGGCATGAGTTCCAACGAGCGGAAGGAGCGGGTCCACGCCGCGCTCGAGCGCGTCGGCATGGCCCACCGTGTGCGCCACTTCCCGGCACAGCTTTCCGGCGGTCAACAGCAACGCGTCGCCGTCGCCCGCGCAGTCGCCGGTGATCCGGCGATCCTTCTCGCCGACGAACCGACCGGTAACCTCGATTCGGTCAACGGCGAAGCGGTGATGGATCTGCTGCGCGAGCTGCACCGCAACGGCGCGACGATCTGCATGGTGACGCACGACCCGCGCTACGAAGAGCACGCCGATCGGTCGATCCACCTCTTCGACGGGCGGGTGCTCGACGAACAGACGGCGGCGGCGCAGCACCTCCCCTGA
- a CDS encoding efflux RND transporter periplasmic adaptor subunit — protein MDVARPPKKKTARNVAIGLGVVAVIVVTILLSRLQKAAPTVDGSITIQDSVRRGDMVIEVRGPGTLKPEQIQFVTAQSNARVDQLLVQAGQTVTAGQPLINMSSPDVDIQAMQADQAIASAQSSLIQLRTDLQSNRLTQQGAVATANTQYVTATQDAAAADSLAKRQLIAQFDVNTKHAAAAEATAKLQIEKDRLKLISESVDSQLVVAASNISRLKAVADFYHQKQKSLSVRAPAEGVVQGLTLQQGQFVTDGTTLLEVVQPGKLKAVLQIPESNSKDVVIGQPAVIDTRSNGLIKGHVARKDPSAVAGTVTIDVALDGALPPGAVPDLSVDGTIQVDKLHDVLYTGRPGYGAPTGPVGLFKVVENGHAAVRVQVLLGKSSVTSVEVVKGLNAGDRVILSDMSQWDGVDRVRLKQ, from the coding sequence GTGGACGTCGCTCGACCGCCCAAGAAGAAGACCGCTCGCAACGTGGCCATCGGCCTCGGCGTCGTTGCCGTGATCGTGGTGACGATCCTGTTGAGCCGCCTGCAGAAGGCCGCCCCCACCGTCGACGGGTCGATCACGATCCAGGACTCGGTGCGGCGTGGTGACATGGTCATCGAGGTGCGCGGCCCGGGAACGCTCAAGCCGGAGCAGATCCAGTTCGTCACCGCACAGTCGAACGCGCGGGTCGACCAATTGCTGGTCCAGGCAGGGCAGACGGTGACTGCGGGGCAACCGTTGATCAACATGTCGAGCCCCGACGTCGACATCCAGGCGATGCAGGCCGATCAGGCGATCGCGTCGGCGCAATCGAGCCTGATCCAGTTGCGCACCGACCTGCAGAGCAACCGTCTCACCCAGCAGGGCGCGGTGGCGACGGCGAACACGCAATACGTGACTGCGACCCAGGACGCGGCGGCGGCGGATTCGCTTGCCAAGCGCCAGTTGATCGCGCAGTTCGACGTCAACACCAAGCATGCCGCCGCCGCTGAAGCGACGGCGAAGCTGCAGATTGAGAAGGACCGGCTCAAGCTGATCTCGGAAAGCGTCGATTCACAGCTTGTGGTTGCCGCGTCCAACATCTCGCGCCTCAAGGCAGTCGCCGACTTCTACCACCAGAAGCAGAAGTCGCTGTCGGTGCGCGCACCGGCCGAGGGCGTGGTACAGGGCCTGACGCTGCAGCAAGGTCAGTTCGTCACCGACGGCACCACGCTGCTCGAGGTGGTCCAGCCCGGAAAGCTCAAGGCGGTGCTGCAGATTCCGGAATCGAACTCGAAGGATGTGGTGATCGGACAACCCGCGGTGATTGACACGCGCAGCAACGGGCTCATCAAGGGACATGTGGCTCGCAAGGATCCCTCGGCGGTCGCCGGGACAGTCACGATCGACGTCGCGCTCGACGGCGCGCTTCCCCCGGGGGCGGTGCCCGACCTGAGCGTCGACGGGACGATCCAGGTCGACAAGCTGCACGACGTGCTCTACACCGGGCGTCCGGGGTACGGTGCCCCGACCGGTCCGGTTGGATTGTTCAAGGTTGTCGAGAATGGGCATGCCGCCGTCCGGGTGCAGGTCCTTCTCGGCAAGAGTTCGGTGACGTCGGTGGAAGTGGTGAAGGGGCTCAATGCCGGCGACAGGGTGATTCTCTCGGACATGTCGCAATGGGATGGTGTGGACCGCGTTCGACTCAAGCAATAG
- a CDS encoding ABC transporter permease, with protein sequence MESLLSDFRYAARRLRHAPAFTLIVVLTLALGIGANSAIFSVVNTVLLVPMPYRDPARLVTIYHKYPTLKLEAPVSAPGFRDYRDRTRSFSGVGVEAGWSVNLTGVGDPQRLIGGRTTGLFFPTLGISPAMGRTITVDDDQAGHEHVIVLSNGLWLRDFGGRSDVVGKPVQLNGVAYQVIGVMPRGFVDPFNPRVEVWTPAAIDPAQFVPGNYTSEYLNLVARLKPGVTLDAASREMAAFATQLKKDNPSNFSPDWTLEVRTMNDVQTGAIRPALLILLGAVGFVLLIACGNVANLMLARAASRQREIAVRAALGATRWDLVRQLLAESLLLSLSGGVLGLAIAYGSVKALVASNPSKLPRAGDLAIDSHVVLFTLAIAILTGVLFGLVPALQAWRADLQPSLKDGGRGGTADRAGQRLRRALVIAQIALALMLLAGGGLLIRSFQRLADVSPGFVPDHLLTFGIGLPPARYGNDTVRTAFWSALATRLEQVPGVVAAGETTVVPFGGNWSTGSFNVEGYTPPKGANGPWGDIRTVSPDFFAAMKIPRHAGRVFTAHDDGHAIAVAVVDDQFVKRFYPPGTDPIGRRFYFGNSTPDSTTQYISIIGVVGHAAHEGLDADPRIQVYLSVLQPAANSGGIARMDVVVRTTGDPLAATGALRTALADLDRDLPMARVTTLDDLVSASMGQRRLSMVLLAVFAGLALLLASLGIYGVMSFAVAQRTREFGLRVALGASRENVIGLVLYQGVVLAAVGTVIGLAGALGLTRLITSQLYGVGANDPGTFAVVTLLLLAVALAASVIPAWRATRIDPLVALRDE encoded by the coding sequence ATGGAATCGTTGCTGAGCGACTTCAGGTACGCCGCGCGCCGGCTGCGGCACGCCCCGGCGTTCACGCTGATCGTCGTCCTGACGCTGGCCCTCGGCATCGGCGCCAACTCGGCAATCTTCAGCGTGGTCAACACCGTCCTCCTCGTCCCGATGCCATATCGCGATCCGGCACGGCTCGTGACGATCTATCACAAGTATCCCACCCTCAAGCTCGAGGCACCGGTCTCGGCACCGGGGTTCCGGGACTACCGGGATCGGACCCGGTCGTTCAGCGGCGTTGGCGTCGAGGCGGGGTGGAGCGTCAATCTCACCGGCGTCGGCGACCCGCAGCGGCTGATCGGGGGGCGCACCACCGGCCTCTTCTTTCCGACCCTCGGAATATCTCCCGCGATGGGACGAACGATCACCGTCGATGACGACCAGGCGGGGCACGAGCACGTCATTGTGCTCAGCAACGGACTCTGGCTTCGCGATTTCGGCGGGCGAAGCGATGTCGTCGGGAAACCGGTGCAGCTCAACGGCGTCGCCTATCAGGTGATCGGCGTGATGCCGAGGGGATTTGTCGACCCCTTCAATCCGCGAGTCGAAGTCTGGACGCCGGCCGCGATTGATCCGGCCCAATTCGTTCCCGGCAACTACACGAGCGAGTACCTGAATCTCGTTGCGCGGTTGAAGCCTGGCGTGACACTCGATGCGGCGAGTCGCGAGATGGCGGCCTTCGCGACGCAGTTGAAGAAGGACAATCCTTCGAACTTCTCGCCGGACTGGACCCTTGAAGTCCGCACCATGAACGATGTGCAGACCGGCGCCATCCGTCCCGCGTTGCTGATTCTCCTGGGCGCGGTCGGCTTCGTCCTGCTCATCGCGTGCGGCAACGTCGCCAACCTGATGCTGGCACGCGCCGCGAGCCGGCAGCGCGAGATTGCGGTGCGCGCTGCCCTCGGCGCGACGCGATGGGACCTCGTGCGGCAATTGCTCGCCGAAAGCCTGCTGCTGTCGCTGTCCGGCGGCGTGCTCGGCCTTGCGATCGCCTACGGCAGCGTCAAGGCGCTGGTCGCGTCCAATCCGAGCAAGCTCCCCCGCGCGGGTGATCTCGCAATCGATTCCCATGTGGTGCTGTTCACGCTGGCGATCGCCATTCTCACCGGCGTGCTCTTCGGTCTGGTGCCGGCGCTCCAGGCATGGCGCGCCGACCTGCAACCATCGCTCAAGGACGGTGGCCGAGGCGGGACCGCCGACCGTGCGGGCCAGCGACTCCGTCGCGCGCTGGTGATCGCCCAGATTGCGCTTGCCCTGATGCTCCTCGCCGGCGGCGGGCTGCTGATCCGGAGCTTCCAGCGACTCGCAGATGTGTCGCCGGGATTCGTCCCCGATCATCTCCTCACCTTCGGCATCGGGCTTCCGCCTGCGAGATACGGCAACGACACGGTGCGAACCGCGTTCTGGTCCGCGCTGGCGACGCGGCTGGAACAGGTTCCCGGTGTGGTGGCGGCGGGAGAGACCACGGTCGTGCCGTTTGGCGGGAACTGGTCGACTGGCTCGTTCAACGTCGAGGGGTACACGCCGCCGAAGGGCGCCAATGGTCCGTGGGGAGACATCCGGACGGTGTCGCCCGACTTCTTTGCTGCGATGAAGATCCCGCGCCACGCCGGCCGCGTCTTCACAGCGCACGACGACGGTCACGCCATCGCGGTTGCGGTCGTCGATGATCAATTCGTCAAGCGGTTCTATCCTCCCGGGACCGATCCGATCGGAAGGCGGTTCTACTTCGGCAACAGCACCCCCGATTCGACGACGCAATACATCAGCATCATCGGTGTCGTGGGGCATGCCGCACACGAGGGACTCGACGCCGATCCGCGCATCCAGGTCTATCTCAGTGTGCTGCAGCCTGCCGCGAACAGCGGCGGCATTGCGCGGATGGACGTGGTCGTGCGCACCACCGGCGATCCGCTCGCCGCGACCGGTGCGCTGCGCACCGCACTCGCCGATCTCGATCGCGACCTCCCGATGGCCCGCGTCACCACGCTCGACGACCTCGTGTCCGCATCGATGGGGCAGCGGCGGTTGTCGATGGTTCTCCTCGCGGTCTTCGCCGGCCTCGCGCTTCTCCTGGCATCGCTCGGCATCTACGGCGTGATGTCATTCGCCGTGGCACAGCGGACCCGCGAGTTCGGGCTCCGGGTGGCGCTCGGTGCCAGCCGCGAAAACGTCATCGGACTGGTGCTGTATCAGGGAGTCGTGCTGGCGGCAGTCGGCACGGTGATCGGCCTCGCAGGGGCGCTGGGACTCACGCGTCTCATCACCTCGCAACTCTACGGCGTGGGGGCGAACGACCCCGGCACCTTTGCAGTGGTCACGCTCCTCCTTCTCGCGGTCGCCCTTGCTGCCTCGGTGATCCCGGCCTGGCGCGCGACGAGGATCGACCCGCTGGTGGCGCTCCGCGATGAATGA